The genomic interval TTCACGACTTCCAGCGAGGCTTTTTTCGGGAGAATTTCTTCAATGTACGGCTCGAATCCTGGGTATGTCTCTAGGAGCCGCTGGCGCAGGCCGCGCGCCACGGAGGACTTGACCTTTGAGCGGTTGCTCGGGGGTATCCTGAAGAATGTTACATTAGCTATTGTTTGTGGACTTGGGGGTCTTGTCTTGGTGAACAGATGTGTTGCTCTCTTTGTCTGTGCGGAGAAAAGCTGTGTCTTCTGTGTGGAAGGACATTGCTAGACAGGCCATTGTTTTTTTGCTGATATGGAGAATACAACCACTGCAGCCGGTTTTCAGGGACGAGGTCAGGGACTCACTCTTTCTTGAACATGGTGTGTGTTGTAGTTGGAATCAAGagagctggagctggaggaagtGGGATGCGCGGGGAGCACGGTCACGTGCAAGGAGCGCTCACGGACAGAGTACTGGGGGCTACAGTTTACTACTGCAGGGAGCTACAGGTACAGGATAAACTACATTTTTCGATAGATTTGGACAGACGGTGTATGTTTTTAATTGTAAATATACCATCTAGTGCTTGGCAGCACCAGCCTTGATGAGCAAGATATCTCCATCCTCGACAATGTActccttgcccttggtcATGACCTTACCAGCCGCCTTGACGGCCGCTTCGTCGCCAAGCTCCTTCAGGACAGAGTAGTTGTACACGATGACCTGGATGAAGGTCTTCTCGAAATCAGTGTGGATGACACCGGCAGCAGCGGGCGCCTTGATGCCCTTGCGGATGGTCCATTGTCGGACCTCATCCGCGCCGGTGGTGAAAAAGCTGGCCAGGTTCAAAGCCGTGCgcatggtggtgatgataCGGGGCAGTCCGGACTTGGTGCCCAGCTTCTTGcactcctcctcggcggcggcttccTCACCAAGCAGAGTCAGGCGTTCCTCGAATTGCGCCGAGACGGGCAGCAACGGGTCGCCGGCAGAGTTGGCGTCAATCCACTCCTTGACCTTGGGGAGGTACTTGTTCTTCTGGCGGATGTAGTCCTTCTCGCTCAGGTTGACCAGGTAGACAACCGGCTTAGCCGTGAGGAGGAACAGAGGGTTGATGACCTCGACCTGAACGGCATTTTTCGTCAGTAAAACCGATCAAGCAAAAGATGTGTGGTTGTCAAAATGGCAGAAACAAGAGTAATTCAGTTGTGGACGTGATCTCAATATGCCCTCGCGTGAGTTTTTAAATGAGGGCATTCGAAGAGCTGGGTTATATTTCGAGCAAAGCTCTTATTCATCATGAAAAGGAGTGCAtgcagcagaaaaaaagaaagatggtAAGAAACGTACCTCCTTGGGGCCCCAGTTACCCTTACGGATGTCGTTACCATCCTGCAGGTACTGCAGGACCTTGGCAACAGtagcctcctcctccttcagcttcttcatctcaAGCGACTGGCCACCACGGCGCGTCTGCTTGTTCAAGGCATCGAGGGCCTTCTCGACGAACTCGATATCCTTGATACGGAGCTCTTCGCTGATGATGTTCAGATCCCGAGTGGGGTTGACGTCACCCTCAACGTGGATAATCTCGGCATCGTCGAAGCAGCGAACCACCTGAAAGATGGCGTCGACGGCACGAATGTGCGACAAGAAGGCGTTACCCAAACCCGCACCTGTGGAGGCGCCACGGGTCAGACCGGCGATATCGTACACGGTCAAGTTGGCAGGAA from Penicillium psychrofluorescens genome assembly, chromosome: 5 carries:
- a CDS encoding uncharacterized protein (ID:PFLUO_007696-T1.cds;~source:funannotate); the encoded protein is MPPKKAPVQEKVLLGRPGNSLKSGIVGLANVGKSTLFQAITKSSLGNPANFPYATIDPEEARVIVPDERFDWLCQQYKPKSQVPANLTVYDIAGLTRGASTGAGLGNAFLSHIRAVDAIFQVVRCFDDAEIIHVEGDVNPTRDLNIISEELRIKDIEFVEKALDALNKQTRRGGQSLEMKKLKEEEATVAKVLQYLQDGNDIRKGNWGPKEVEVINPLFLLTAKPVVYLVNLSEKDYIRQKNKYLPKVKEWIDANSAGDPLLPVSAQFEERLTLLGEEAAAEEECKKLGTKSGLPRIITTMRTALNLASFFTTGADEVRQWTIRKGIKAPAAAGVIHTDFEKTFIQVIVYNYSVLKELGDEAAVKAAGKVMTKGKEYIVEDGDILLIKAGAAKH